ttacagagatgttactgtacagtactgtacggtactgtacactatgtacagtaaaaacatgggaagaaaggggcattcttgagcagatttgagattcctctgtctctgggtgtaacacagaagagctatatgactcatttgaaaacgtGGACTCTAGACTATcattcagtctttgaatggagtttctagctcttgctttgagggagctgcagtcattcaaagcacatgacctgcctacttctcttctaaggcttgtctttcagggtaggaatgtcacagagccactccagtggtgcctatgtaatcagcagggtctggggatcatgtggaataccatttatcatatgaaatatatggaagtgtaggcaaaaacagcacaattcttgagaaaaaaaaacgtgatcgttttttccacaataaagtggtttagtttgagtggagttgtacaacttgtggttgaagtagaataaaaaagaatacactttcataaaccttggattgtaacatacattttgagaccatgatgataaggatatgttcatgtttggatgtccactcatcctaggaaggtagggagacatcaggcggggggtgcttgggggggtcaaatttgaaaggtgacattgtgtaataaattgataataatgcacatgaaatatgttcatatccctgtatagtagtgctaggtgtgttcctgagattctaagctttccaatgatatataatgttcctgggtttattacaccacctggattttaaacaattgcggaatgaagatcaagttcaagttcaaagtcattcgggTCGCCCCCGGGTTGCCTGACAGTCAACAAGCTGAAGAACAGATTTTAACTAGCTGTGTATTGTCGACATCACCAGAACGAACAAAGATATTGGATTAAGAAAACCCTTACTTTAGCCTGTTAAGACATGGTTCTTGTAATAAATTTGATGCATGAATTAAATAATGCAATACTACGTCAGGTGTTTTCTGCAGTATTTTGTAATGTCAAACGTttttttcaacgactattacagctGGCAGAACGGCACACACTACGTCTACATTTGTCAAAACtgagtatttgtttgtgtgtttcagacaACGTGCATTTCCAGCAAGCAGCACAAATCTCGAAAGCGTTAGTGGATCAGCAGGTGGACTTTGAAGCCATGGTAAATATGAGGCTCTCGTTATTGCAGCTTCAGCACGATGGAGCTAAATTTAGTAACACTTTCTCCTCAGCTTTACTGTCGTAGAAGGAAGTGGTTTAAGGGAGCGAAGAGTCAAGGTTTACCGACtagggaaagtcatggaattatACTTGCATTTAAATGAACACAGCCACTGAAATTGATGGCTATTCTGAACACATCAATCAATTTATCACAATAGCATGaagttacatctctctctctctctctctctctctctctctctctctctctctctctctctctctctctctctctcacacacacacacacacacatacatacacacacacacacactctctctctctctctctctctctctccctctttctcactctctctctctctctctctctctctctctctctctctctctctctctctctctctctctctcatagtggtACACCGATGAGGACCATGGGCTGGGAGGCTCCGCCAATCATCATGTCTACACTCACATGAGCCACTTCCTCAAGAGGTGTTTCGCCTGATAAGATTACTACTGCTGCTCTACCACCACCATTCCAACCTCCACCATAAGCTTTTTTTCCGCCATTACGTCAAACTAGTTCCATTTCAAAGCAAAGTATGTGTAAATAACTGCCTCTATTAGGCAGAAACTCATGGGAGACAGTGGCGTGTGTGTATATTATATCTTTCCCACCGGATGTGCCTTGTACACTtgctttgaatgcattgaatCGAAGGTGTGTGACGTCACATGGAAATGGCCCATCACTGCAATTTCGTAATTTTTAATTCCTCTCTCTGGATTACCCAACGGCATTATCAGTATAATTGCCTCATTGGTTTAACTAGAACATGAAGAACTGTACATTGCAGActacttttttttaaagagttttggttttgttttattcACTGTGGAAGAAATGCTATGCAGAGCCATACTTTTTTTGTTCATGAGGGTTTAATTCCTCTGTCTTCTGTTAATGTGACATTGGTTTGGAATATCTGAATAGCAAAATACAAAAAGATTTTGTTAAATTATTTATTCTAGATTTCCAGTGTAATTTGTCAGTGATTGTcattatttgcattttttaaactaTAGTGTGACTGTGATAAGACCACATGGTATGTAAATTATGTGCAGGAAATATTTATTTttccatatactgtataggcactccactccactaagtCCTTTACATGTTGATAATAAAATTATAATGCACACCTGATTGTGACAGTGTGGTAAATGTATAGTATACCATAACACACAATCATGCTGTATGACACAGCCATACTACTAAAATACCTACTGTACTTCATTCCAAGAAAATAcaactgtgaaagtgaaagcccattgagaaacttcaactcccattgtcatcgtgacacagcacacaacgaaattgcattcatgcctcactcgtgcaagggggcagccctcaatggcgccccaagggagcagtgcgacgggacagcaccatgctcagggtccctcaggcatggaggagagcactggttaattactccccccaccaacctgacgggtcgggagtcgaaccggcaacctttgggctacaagtctgacaccctaaccgcttactcatgactgccctagtCCAATCCACCATCCAGCTGCAGTTTTGTGTATGTGATCGTACTGAAGTCTGGATATATTAACAAAGAGTCATAGtccataaaaaataaaatattgtattAAGTATtatacataaaacacacaatgGTACACAGACTGTATTCAATGAAATATTTGAAACTTCCAACAGCGCATGTTTGAATATAACGACAATCATTTTATAAACAACTTTCAATATGTTCCTCCGAGTTACACACATTGCAAGATCAATTATCATGAATATAGTATCTATCAAACCTGTATAATTTGTGACTCAGTCTCATGGAAATGGAAAGTCTGCATAACAACTTTCTGATGTTCTCAAACAAGACTAGAATTTGTTCATGGGCAGAAACATCAAATACTGACTCAGCTCTTCCTTTCATTCACCCTGAAACAAATCACTGCatccaggggaaaaaaaaaaaactttacacaGTTTCATGCTGACTCGAACACTTAcattactttttatttttctccTGCTCTAATTGACGGAATGGTATCCTGTTTTTCCACCGCAAACTGACAGCTTTTAACCTCTCTTAAAGGGCCGTCTTCCTCCCTCGTCCCTCTCTGAACAAACAGAACTAAATTTATTCAGCCAGCCCATCGAAACCGGCCCAGGGGTAATGGATTGGGAATAACTGGAGGGTTTAacactagcgtgtgtgtgtgtttgtgtgtgtgtgtgagtgtctactgtgtgtgtgtctactgtatgtgtgtctactgtgtgtgtgtgtctactgtgtgtgtgtgtgtgtgtgtgtgtgtgtgtgtgtgtgtgtgtgtgtgtgtgtgtgtgtgtgtgtgtgtgtgtgtgtgtgtgtgtgtgtgtgtgtgtctactgtgtgtgtgtctactgtgtgtgtgtgtgtgtgtgtctgtgtgtgtgtctgtgtctgtgtgtgtgtgtgtgtgtgtgtctactgtgtgtgtctgtgtgtgtgaaagagacagagagagagagagatcttgatTGGCCATGCCCACCTGGCGGCATCACTATAAAAGCGCTGTGTGATCAGGAAGACAGCCACGAAACAGCTAGCCAGCTCAGGACCACTCCAGCACCTTCTGCTCTACTCTATCAAGCCGTCTGCCTCTACACTCTACACAGGTGAGTATGTGGTCTGGGGTGGGGTTTGAAGTTTACAACCTGGATGTACTATATACCTGTATCAATTCATACCACtaggatttctttcttttttggggggactTTTTTATGGCATTATTTaagataggacagtttgagtgtGACACGAAACgagtggggggaggagggagatggggaaggaccggcaaaggacgtCGGGCCTGAATCgaaacccaggtcgccggtgtagtactGCGTCattttagctcattgagccaGAAGTAATAAGTAAATGtatggtgcaagtacaacactaaCATGACATTACAAGGAAGTTTCATCAGTTGTTCCataatgaggtggatagacgTTGTTATTGGAAGAAaaaccctacccccccccccccttatttctACTTTGGACATCTCTGCATttttgacaatgtgtgtgtgtgtgtgtgtgtgtgtgtgtgtgtgtgtgtgtgtgtgtgtgtgtgtgtgtgtgtgtgtgtgtgtgtgtgtgtgtgtgtgtgtgtgtgtgtgtgtgtgtgtgtgtgtgtgttgtttttttggtttcaCAGGTACCATAATGACGATCATGCACTCTCTTGCTGggatccttctcctcctcttcatccagaGTAGCTGGCAAGTCCCCCTGGTGGAGGAAGATGGCAGCCCCAGGTAACACCACCAAAGAATACACACAGTATCAAACGCAAGcagataattggagtgcttctgggtcttcacctttttccttggtgctcatcagtgtgggGGCTCACAAGTTTAGTCCAAGAAGAgaaattctgaggcactcaaggttgctcTTTTTTTGTACTTTTAATTTGGCTACAATTGCTTATGCATTTCAGTCTTaaaggccttcttcagggcgtatcagtacataaaaattgcaaccttgagtgcctcagaacttctcttctTGGACTAATACACAGTATATTATTATCAACCTTTAGAATCCATGGTGACAAAGGCATTGCCATAACTAACTTGCTAGCGGTTGCtaatgctaaatcattcagagcAGAAGAGCTATGGGCAGCCTTACTGGAACTAGCAGACCGGAAATTCTGTCAGAAACATGAGAAACGTTGAAAAATGTGGGGATGATGGACGAGGGGATAAAAAAACCAACGTATAGTAAAAAGCCTGTTTAATTTTTTGGCCTTGCTTatgactcttttccactgccggttttctggttggcctacagctcgacacagcgtgactcggctgccactttttgctttaccatTGAACTGactcgtgcctatttgaaaagcaaaaaggggcggccgagtcgcgctgtgtcgagctgtaggcctaccagaaaccctgcaatggaaaagaggcactagtgACTTTGCTGAAGCTTACCCTCCAACcctccatgtgtgtgtactcttaacTGTGCTGCAGCTTGGAGCCCCAGGCCCCCGTGCTGGAAGAGCCCCGGGAGGCGGCCAGCATGAAGAGGCACTCAGAGGGGACCTTCTCCAACGACTACAGCAAGTACATGGAGAACAGGAGGGCACAGGACTTCGTACAGTGGCTCATGAACTCCAAGAGGAGcgggtgagtgagtgtctgtgtgtgtgtgtgtgtgtgtgtgtgtgtgtgtgtgtgtgtgtgtgtgtgtgtgtgtgtgtgtgtgtgtgtgtgtgtgtgtgtgtgtgtgtgtgtgtgcgtgtttgtatgtgtgcagggccgcttacagcttttgatgggcccaggacaaagtcatctgaaaggaccccttacccaatacatacaatttaatgggaacccaattctggggcccctatctccctgggcccgggacaacatacccctttgtcccccctgttggcggccctgtgtgtgtgtctgtgagtgtgtgtgtgtgtgtgtgtgtgtgtgagagagagagagagagagagagagagagagagagagagagagagagagagagagagagagagagagaggtgggatatGGAAAAAGAGTGAAAGGCAAAAACAAGCTGAAGAGCTAAATGGGCTAAATGGGTGATTTGACAGTGTGCTTACTTCTCTATTCTGCTGGCCAGTGCCGGGGTGTTATTGGCTGTGTGAGGCCATTTAAGCCGAGAGTGGATGTCAAGAGTGACAAATGCCCCTTGTGCTgaacatcataaaaacacaaatagcACATCCTGTGGTAAAGCAGCATATTGTATgaacagcaaaaaacaaaaaaaaaccttcacgtGTTAACACGCCATTAGCTCTTTGCTTAGCTTAGCTAGGCTTATGGACGGCAACGCCAACCTGATATTCCACATATTCAAAATCAATTTCTGTTATAGTATAAATGGATaaatgtgaaagaaagaaaaaatattcatgaaagtaaGATATACACCTAAATATTTGACAAAAGTCTGGAATAAAAAATGTAGGCATCGCTTTTACTTGTGGTTGTCTGCTTTTGCCAGACATAAGATGATCTATTGATTTTGTGTAGTATTATCATATTGATTTATTATTAAATATCGACTCATAAGCTCACACAATCTACTGTAGGCCCTATGTATGGTTTTAAGCAATAGTCTACTTTGCATGACTGCCCACAGGCCTGccaacagggggacaaaggggtatgttgtcacgggcctagggagataggggacccagaattgtgtccccattgcattgtatgagttgagtggggggccctttcagatgactctgtcccgggcccagcgaaagctgtcatcGGCTCTAACTGCCTATAAAGCCCATAAGTCCAACTGATCAGAGGTCAACTTCccctttatataggcctacttgggcTGCCAAGAGAATATTCATTCACTTAGTAATAAGTCAAGTCAATaaatcatacatacatacataataacCATCTTTTTAAACTGACTTACAGTAAAAGCTGCATAGTTTTTTCCCCATGGTACAGTACAAACTAAGGTGCGGTCCACATGTGCTGTCTCTGTTTTGCAGTGGTCCCTCCAGACGCCACGCTGAGGGCACGATCACCAGCGATGCCAGCATCTACCTTCAGGACCAGGCTGCCAAGGACTTCGTCACCTGGCTCAAGTCGGGACAGATCCGAAGAGAGTAGGCATCACCTCCGTCCTCTCACCTCCGCCAGCAGTATTAGTGACCAACCAAAACCTCCTCAAACAGTACACAGTAAACACACTACAGTGCTGATTCAACATTTagggagtcgatttaacatcttcttctAGCTTGTATCTGGTaccagagtactctctaggtgttgaattaacactgcattctttACTGTGTAGTAGAGACCAGCCAAGTAAAGAGACTGACAAAgccagtgcgagagagagagagagagagagagcttagagggatacacagagaaagagagagcatctATCGCTGTTGTTCCTCCATTCATCTGCATCAAAGAGTCTTTCTcgtgttcacctgtgtgtgtgctgtcctttCAAGTGGTCATGATTAATAAAAGGCCATAAAATTACGATTGAATTTATTGGTATTTGGAGCGATTAAGTGTGGAATTTCAAGTGTGTAAATTTGTTGTTGGATAGTGATGGTGAAAACATCAGCACACGCTCACCACTACAGCTGGGCAAAGTCAAGTCAGCTTCATACAGTAGAAGACTTGTCAtgcacacagtgttaattcaattcaggtgttgaattaacactgaagaaTATACTGTGCACTGACAATGCAACCAGGTGATATGACTACTTAAACCATCAACCTGGCTGAAGCAGCATTCCCTGATTGCAAAGGGACATTGAATCGGCACAATTATCGTCGAATCACCGCCCAACGCCACAGAATGCCATCGAATCAACACCCTTTTGATCCCTGGGTTTTGTGTGTGGTGGCAATCCGAGGTTCAGAAAGAAGCCACATCTTATTTCTCAGAGAAGCTGATCAACAGTACCTGTCTTGAGTGCTTAGTACAAGCATCTGATTCAGttagttggatcaaatttgtgacaGGGTTTCCTAAACTGTCTGAACCCAGGCTTGACACTTGCGTGCATGTACCCTCTGAGGCTGGATCATTCACCTCTGTTCaaaacacagcacatcacacccCTCAATGAACTCCGAAATGACACCCTGTGGCAATTTTTTGCCTTTCTTGCCAGTTTACTCTGCAATGACATCTTCTGACACATAAACACTTTTGTATAATCAATTCTCAAAAGGTTCGGGGCAGAATCGCTTAAAAAATATAATATTCACAGCAACGAACTGTTAAAAAgctgaaatgaatgaatggattggCAATGATCTACTGGATGCTGAGTGAATATACTAGCCTACCTAGCACTGCAAGTGCTATATTCGcacaggtgatgatgatgacgcttGTGTGTTTGCTGTTCTCTCAGCCTTGAAGACACGGCATCGCTACAGAGG
The Engraulis encrasicolus isolate BLACKSEA-1 chromosome 12, IST_EnEncr_1.0, whole genome shotgun sequence DNA segment above includes these coding regions:
- the LOC134460162 gene encoding LOW QUALITY PROTEIN: glucagon-2-like (The sequence of the model RefSeq protein was modified relative to this genomic sequence to represent the inferred CDS: substituted 1 base at 1 genomic stop codon), coding for MTIMHSLAGILLLLFIQSSWQVPLVEEDGSPSLEPQAPVLEEPREAASMKRHSEGTFSNDYSKYMENRRAQDFVQWLMNSKRSGGPSRRHAEGTITSDASIYLQDQAAKDFVTWLKSGQIRREXASPPLEDTASLQRRHVDGSFTSDMNKALENLAAKEYLMWVMNSKPAAASSKRNEDQ